A genome region from Solirubrobacter pauli includes the following:
- the lpdA gene encoding dihydrolipoyl dehydrogenase yields the protein MPEQYDCIVIGSGPGGYVAAIRAAQLGMKTAVVEKDKVGGRCLNYACIPAKAVLRVADILSEIDEADEFGIDVPSREVDFSKVSVRREKVVKTLTGGVAGLMKKNKIDVIEGEGSLADGGVKVGDEVYQASKAIILATGSVPKPVPGTRFGGRVIGTEEAWALETLPKKIAVLGAGASGSEIASAYGRLGTEVLLFEMLDRVLPTEDADISKVAGRQLAKQNIKISLGVPVENVQSHDDKVTFTYGDNSDEVEYLIIAAGRGPDVEALGLDKAGIKLTDRGLIEVDGALRTSVDKIYAIGDLVPGPALAHKASDEGVIAVEDAAGLKTHPIEYVDIPRATFCTPNVASFGLTEQQARDAGMDVVVGKLQYGAVGAGTVYGDRTGVIKIIGDKKYGELVGGHIVGAKATELIQELVNAKALEGGYAEVARIVHGHPTLSEGVMEAARAADGWLIHG from the coding sequence ATGCCTGAGCAATATGACTGCATCGTCATCGGCTCCGGGCCGGGTGGGTATGTCGCCGCGATCCGTGCCGCCCAGCTCGGGATGAAGACCGCCGTGGTGGAGAAGGACAAAGTCGGTGGGCGTTGCCTGAACTACGCCTGCATCCCGGCCAAGGCCGTCCTGCGCGTCGCGGACATCCTCTCCGAGATCGACGAGGCCGACGAGTTCGGCATCGACGTCCCCAGCCGCGAGGTCGACTTCTCCAAGGTCTCCGTGCGCCGTGAGAAGGTCGTCAAGACCCTCACCGGCGGCGTGGCCGGCCTGATGAAGAAGAACAAGATCGACGTCATCGAGGGCGAGGGCTCGCTCGCCGACGGTGGCGTGAAGGTCGGCGACGAGGTCTACCAGGCCTCGAAGGCGATCATCCTCGCCACCGGCTCCGTGCCCAAGCCCGTCCCCGGCACCCGGTTCGGCGGCCGCGTGATCGGCACCGAGGAAGCGTGGGCGCTCGAGACGCTGCCGAAGAAGATCGCCGTGCTCGGCGCGGGCGCGTCCGGCTCCGAGATCGCCTCGGCTTATGGGCGCCTCGGGACCGAGGTCCTGCTGTTCGAGATGCTGGACCGCGTGCTCCCGACGGAGGACGCGGACATCTCCAAGGTCGCCGGCCGCCAGCTCGCCAAGCAGAACATCAAGATCAGCCTCGGCGTGCCGGTCGAGAACGTCCAGTCGCACGACGACAAGGTCACGTTCACGTACGGCGACAACTCCGACGAGGTCGAGTACCTGATCATCGCCGCCGGCCGCGGGCCGGACGTCGAGGCGCTCGGGCTCGACAAGGCCGGCATCAAGCTCACCGACCGCGGCCTGATCGAGGTCGACGGCGCGCTGCGCACGTCGGTCGACAAGATCTACGCGATCGGCGACCTCGTCCCCGGTCCCGCCCTCGCGCACAAGGCGTCCGACGAGGGCGTCATCGCCGTCGAGGACGCCGCGGGGCTCAAGACGCACCCGATCGAGTACGTGGACATCCCGCGCGCGACGTTCTGCACGCCGAACGTGGCGAGCTTCGGCCTCACCGAGCAGCAGGCCCGCGACGCCGGCATGGACGTCGTCGTCGGCAAGCTCCAGTACGGCGCGGTCGGCGCGGGCACGGTCTACGGCGACCGCACCGGCGTGATCAAGATCATCGGCGACAAGAAGTACGGCGAGCTGGTCGGCGGCCACATCGTGGGCGCGAAGGCCACCGAGCTGATCCAGGAGCTGGTGAACGCCAAGGCGCTCGAGGGCGGCTACGCCGAGGTCGCGCGCATCGTCCACGGCCATCCGACCCTGTCGGAAGGCGTGATGGAGGCCGCCCGCGCCGCGGACGGCTGGTTGATCCACGGCTAG
- a CDS encoding DsbA family protein, with the protein MGQPRFYYDLASPESYLVAERALHAVGEVPEWIPVSFGPPAFRCAEEVASYREDVERRAAALGVLPLRWPEPFPADELTWATLAATYAKGIGRGVAFALAALRQAFAAGRDLGERDNVLLAAAACEMHPQAVIKGVELASTARALEDAHARAAADGVDAVPAIWVDGQVLAGDRAIPAA; encoded by the coding sequence GTGGGCCAACCCCGCTTCTATTACGACCTCGCCTCCCCCGAGAGCTACCTCGTCGCCGAACGAGCGCTCCACGCGGTGGGCGAGGTCCCGGAGTGGATCCCGGTGAGCTTCGGCCCGCCGGCGTTCCGCTGCGCGGAGGAGGTCGCCTCCTACCGCGAGGACGTCGAGCGCCGGGCGGCGGCGCTCGGCGTGCTGCCGCTCCGCTGGCCGGAGCCGTTCCCGGCCGACGAGCTGACGTGGGCGACGCTCGCCGCCACCTACGCGAAGGGCATCGGACGGGGCGTTGCGTTCGCGCTCGCCGCCCTGCGCCAGGCGTTCGCCGCCGGCCGTGACCTGGGCGAGCGCGACAACGTGCTGCTCGCCGCCGCCGCGTGCGAGATGCACCCGCAGGCCGTGATCAAGGGCGTCGAGCTGGCGTCCACGGCGCGTGCGCTCGAGGACGCGCACGCGCGTGCCGCGGCCGACGGCGTCGACGCCGTGCCCGCCATCTGGGTCGACGGCCAGGTGCTCGCCGGCGACCGTGCGATCCCGGCGGCATGA
- a CDS encoding SRPBCC family protein, whose translation MRTWTADSAAPAPIAWALMARPATWSAWAPHVRGAWGLGSPEVRQGAVGAARLFGVIPVPAKITAKSERSWTWQVGPAEMTHRVVEQGTGSLVAVDLRAPGPLEGAIAATYGPVIQTMIDRLARVAE comes from the coding sequence ATGCGGACTTGGACGGCTGACTCGGCGGCGCCGGCGCCGATCGCGTGGGCGCTGATGGCGCGCCCGGCCACGTGGTCGGCGTGGGCACCGCACGTCCGCGGTGCCTGGGGACTCGGCTCGCCGGAGGTCCGCCAGGGTGCGGTCGGCGCCGCGCGCCTGTTCGGCGTGATCCCGGTGCCCGCGAAGATCACGGCCAAGTCCGAGCGCTCCTGGACCTGGCAGGTCGGCCCGGCCGAGATGACCCACCGGGTGGTCGAGCAGGGCACCGGCAGCCTCGTCGCCGTCGACCTGCGCGCGCCCGGCCCGCTGGAAGGCGCGATCGCCGCGACCTACGGCCCGGTCATCCAGACGATGATCGACCGCCTCGCACGGGTCGCGGAGTGA
- a CDS encoding zinc-dependent alcohol dehydrogenase family protein: protein MKALVFGGPGQRSWDEVDDPGIQDPTDVIVKVDTTTICGTDLHILKGDVPAVTEGRILGHEAVGTVVETGAAVSSLKQGDRVLVPAITSCGRCGPCKAGMAAHCDAVGGIGWIFGHLIDGVQAEYARVPYAETSVHVVPEGVSDEQVLFLADILPTGYEIGVQNGRVQPGDTVAVVGAGPVGLAAMMTGAIAGAGRIIAVDMETSRLRHAERFGATHTVLGGENAEQEILAITDGAGVDVAMEAVGIPATFDLCTRIVRPGGVVANIGVHGAPTTLHLEDLWIKNITITTGLVSGTTIPTLLKLARDGKMEAEKLGTHEFALDRIEDAYDVFAAAGEHDALKVVLRA from the coding sequence ATGAAGGCATTGGTGTTCGGCGGGCCGGGGCAGCGCTCGTGGGACGAGGTCGACGATCCGGGCATCCAGGACCCGACCGACGTGATCGTCAAGGTCGACACGACCACGATCTGCGGCACCGACCTGCACATCCTCAAAGGGGACGTGCCGGCCGTGACCGAGGGGCGGATCCTCGGGCACGAAGCGGTGGGCACGGTCGTCGAGACCGGCGCCGCCGTGTCGTCGCTGAAGCAGGGTGACCGGGTGCTCGTGCCCGCCATCACGTCGTGCGGCCGCTGCGGGCCGTGCAAGGCGGGGATGGCGGCGCACTGCGACGCCGTCGGCGGGATCGGCTGGATCTTCGGGCACCTGATCGACGGCGTGCAGGCCGAGTACGCGCGCGTGCCCTACGCCGAGACCTCGGTGCACGTGGTGCCCGAGGGCGTCTCGGACGAGCAGGTGCTGTTCCTCGCCGACATCCTGCCGACGGGCTACGAGATCGGCGTCCAGAACGGGCGCGTGCAGCCGGGGGACACGGTGGCGGTCGTCGGCGCCGGCCCGGTCGGGCTGGCGGCGATGATGACCGGCGCGATCGCCGGCGCCGGGCGGATCATCGCCGTCGACATGGAGACCTCGCGGCTGCGCCACGCCGAGCGCTTCGGCGCGACGCACACCGTGCTGGGTGGCGAGAACGCCGAGCAGGAGATCCTCGCGATCACCGACGGCGCGGGCGTGGACGTGGCGATGGAGGCCGTGGGCATCCCCGCGACGTTCGACCTGTGCACGCGGATCGTGCGGCCGGGCGGTGTCGTCGCGAACATCGGCGTGCACGGCGCCCCGACCACGCTCCACCTCGAGGACCTGTGGATCAAGAACATCACGATCACCACCGGCCTCGTGAGCGGCACGACGATCCCGACGCTGCTCAAGCTCGCGCGCGACGGGAAGATGGAGGCGGAGAAGCTCGGCACGCACGAGTTCGCGCTCGACCGGATCGAGGACGCGTACGACGTCTTCGCGGCGGCGGGCGAACATGACGCGCTCAAGGTGGTCCTGCGCGCCTGA
- the pdhA gene encoding pyruvate dehydrogenase (acetyl-transferring) E1 component subunit alpha, protein MADGLDAAREWLQAMLLIRRFEERAGAMYAKNKVGGFLHLAIGEEATIVGAVRAMRDDDYLISTYRSHGHAIARGTDPKRVMAELFGKATGVSGGRGGSMHMFDGERRFMGGYGIVGGNLPLAAGIALSSDYRETDEVTVCVFGDGAANQGTFGETLNLAALWKLPVVFMVTNNQFGMGTALERHTAQTDLHKRGEGFGVPGLRCDGMDVGDTYEVMSEAIERARTDRTPILVEAVTYRFAGHSMADPEEYREKDEVKEWREQHDPIKNFAAKLEDVDLDALDEEIGTRIDAAVEFAEESDFPTPESMQDHLYA, encoded by the coding sequence ATGGCGGATGGGCTCGACGCGGCGCGTGAGTGGCTCCAGGCGATGCTGCTGATCCGGCGCTTCGAGGAGCGCGCGGGCGCGATGTACGCGAAGAACAAGGTCGGCGGGTTCCTGCACCTCGCGATCGGTGAGGAGGCGACGATCGTCGGCGCCGTGCGGGCGATGCGCGACGACGACTACCTGATCTCCACGTACCGGTCGCACGGGCACGCGATCGCGCGCGGGACCGACCCCAAGCGCGTGATGGCGGAGCTGTTCGGCAAGGCGACCGGCGTCAGCGGTGGCCGCGGCGGCTCGATGCACATGTTCGACGGCGAGCGGCGCTTCATGGGCGGCTACGGGATCGTCGGCGGCAACCTGCCGCTCGCGGCAGGGATCGCGCTCAGCAGCGACTACCGGGAGACCGACGAGGTCACCGTCTGCGTGTTCGGCGACGGCGCCGCCAACCAGGGCACGTTCGGCGAGACGCTCAACCTCGCCGCGCTGTGGAAGCTCCCGGTCGTCTTCATGGTCACCAACAACCAGTTCGGCATGGGGACGGCGCTGGAGCGGCACACGGCGCAGACCGACCTGCACAAGCGCGGCGAGGGCTTCGGCGTGCCCGGCCTGCGCTGCGACGGGATGGACGTCGGCGACACGTACGAGGTCATGAGCGAGGCGATCGAGCGCGCCCGCACCGACCGCACGCCGATCCTCGTGGAGGCGGTCACGTACCGCTTCGCCGGGCACTCGATGGCGGACCCGGAGGAGTACCGCGAGAAGGATGAGGTCAAGGAGTGGCGGGAGCAGCACGACCCGATCAAGAACTTCGCCGCCAAGCTCGAGGACGTCGACCTCGACGCGCTCGACGAGGAGATCGGCACGCGCATCGACGCGGCCGTCGAGTTCGCGGAGGAGTCCGACTTCCCCACGCCCGAGTCGATGCAGGACCACCTGTATGCCTGA
- a CDS encoding alpha-ketoacid dehydrogenase subunit beta — MPELRYREALNQALREEMERDDRVFIIGEDIGVFQGAFKVTQGLLEAFGDQRVRDTPISENTIVGVGVGAAMTGLRPVVELMTVNFSLLALDQIVNHMAAIPYMFNGQVKVPMVVRMPQGAGHQLGPTHSHCLEALYLHVPGILLAVPSTPADAKGLLKAAIRDDNPVVFIEHESLYGAKGEVPEDADHLVDFGQAAIRREGEDVTIVGISRMAITAQQAAETLADEHDIAAEVIDPRTLRPLDLPTILESVRKTNRCVIVEEGWPHGGVGANLAALIQEQAFDYLDAPIQRVTGADLPMPYSKPLEQLAFPHAEQIVERVRSMV, encoded by the coding sequence ATGCCTGAGCTCCGGTACCGGGAGGCGCTCAACCAGGCGCTGCGCGAGGAGATGGAGCGCGACGACCGCGTCTTCATCATCGGCGAGGACATCGGCGTCTTCCAGGGCGCGTTCAAGGTCACCCAGGGCCTGTTGGAGGCGTTCGGGGACCAGCGCGTGCGGGACACGCCGATCTCGGAGAACACGATCGTCGGCGTCGGCGTGGGCGCCGCGATGACCGGGTTGCGGCCGGTCGTCGAGCTGATGACGGTCAACTTCAGCCTGCTCGCGCTGGACCAGATCGTCAACCACATGGCCGCGATCCCCTACATGTTCAACGGGCAGGTCAAGGTGCCGATGGTCGTGCGGATGCCGCAGGGCGCCGGCCATCAGCTCGGTCCCACGCATTCGCACTGCCTCGAGGCGCTCTACCTGCACGTGCCGGGCATCCTGCTCGCGGTCCCGTCCACGCCGGCCGACGCCAAGGGCCTGTTGAAGGCCGCGATCCGCGACGACAACCCGGTCGTCTTCATCGAGCACGAGTCGCTGTACGGGGCCAAGGGCGAGGTGCCCGAGGACGCCGACCACCTCGTCGACTTCGGCCAGGCCGCGATCCGCCGCGAAGGCGAGGACGTGACGATCGTCGGCATCTCGCGGATGGCGATCACCGCCCAGCAGGCCGCGGAGACCCTGGCGGACGAGCACGACATCGCCGCCGAGGTGATCGACCCGCGCACGCTGCGCCCGCTCGACCTGCCGACGATCCTGGAGTCGGTCCGCAAGACGAACCGGTGCGTGATCGTCGAGGAGGGCTGGCCGCACGGCGGCGTCGGCGCCAACCTCGCGGCGCTCATCCAGGAGCAGGCGTTCGACTACCTGGACGCGCCGATCCAGCGGGTCACCGGCGCCGACCTGCCGATGCCGTACTCCAAGCCGCTCGAGCAGCTCGCGTTCCCGCACGCGGAGCAGATCGTCGAGCGCGTGCGTTCGATGGTCTGA
- a CDS encoding sensor histidine kinase has translation MSTPGERGLKDAARHLGAVLPHGRSLPEAEWQSRQRGLRWLLWAHVVAIPIITLLFDQGIDQAALDLFTPTFFAVIAQLRRGSRRVQSLIVTIGLLSCSALIVHITGGLIQAYFHFFVMVAALSLYEDWLPFATAVLYVGIQQTITAEIVDYDEANSPWRWAAVHSAFIAALSLVCLATWRASARDREAFRSLVETLEEGVVMIDRGGTMVTANPSASRILGMDPTEVISGYGVNGEWSFVDVDGRPLPLRETPLIITSMTGQPQVAVVAGLRRRQKETRWLSISTRAVETDREPPYTIVVSFTDVTEEREAAEALERSNTELSQFAYIASHDLSEPLRMVSSYLGLLRRRYHGKLDQDADEFIEYAVDGAARMRQLIEGLLEYSRAGRSEEPAEPVSLSLVTADVLRSLAVAMVDSGAEIEIGDLPTVMGNRGQLEQLLQNLVANALKFNGDGRARVWVYAEGEAHGMTQIAVADGGIGIAPSKREHVFEMFQRLHDREAYEGTGIGLAVCRKIVERHGGRIWVDGREGGGTVFRFTLPSG, from the coding sequence TTGAGCACTCCCGGCGAGCGCGGACTGAAGGACGCGGCGCGGCACCTCGGTGCCGTCCTACCGCACGGCCGGTCGTTGCCCGAGGCGGAGTGGCAGTCCCGCCAGCGCGGGCTGCGGTGGCTGCTGTGGGCGCACGTCGTCGCCATCCCGATCATCACGCTGCTGTTCGACCAGGGGATCGACCAGGCGGCGCTGGACCTCTTCACGCCGACGTTCTTCGCGGTGATCGCCCAGCTGCGGCGCGGCAGCCGGCGCGTGCAGTCGCTGATCGTGACCATCGGCCTGCTCTCGTGCAGCGCGCTGATCGTCCACATCACCGGCGGCCTGATCCAGGCGTACTTCCACTTCTTCGTGATGGTCGCGGCGCTGTCGCTGTACGAGGACTGGCTGCCGTTCGCCACCGCCGTGCTGTACGTCGGCATCCAGCAGACGATCACCGCGGAGATCGTCGACTACGACGAGGCGAACTCGCCCTGGCGCTGGGCGGCCGTGCACTCGGCGTTCATCGCCGCGCTGTCGCTGGTGTGCCTCGCGACCTGGCGCGCGTCCGCGCGTGACCGCGAGGCCTTCCGGTCACTCGTCGAGACGCTCGAGGAGGGCGTCGTGATGATCGACCGGGGCGGGACGATGGTCACGGCCAACCCGAGCGCGTCGCGGATCCTCGGCATGGACCCGACGGAGGTGATCTCGGGGTACGGCGTCAACGGCGAGTGGTCGTTCGTCGACGTGGACGGCCGGCCGTTGCCGCTGCGCGAGACGCCGCTGATCATCACCTCGATGACCGGGCAGCCGCAGGTGGCGGTCGTCGCGGGCCTGCGGCGCAGGCAGAAGGAGACGCGCTGGCTGTCGATCTCCACGCGCGCCGTCGAGACCGACCGCGAGCCGCCGTACACGATCGTCGTCTCCTTCACCGATGTCACCGAGGAGCGCGAGGCCGCGGAGGCGCTCGAGCGCTCCAACACCGAGCTCTCGCAGTTCGCCTACATCGCCTCGCACGACCTGTCCGAGCCGCTGCGGATGGTGTCCAGCTACCTCGGCCTGCTGCGCCGCCGCTACCACGGCAAGCTCGACCAGGACGCGGACGAGTTCATCGAGTACGCGGTCGACGGCGCGGCGCGCATGCGCCAGCTGATCGAGGGCCTGCTCGAGTACTCGCGCGCCGGGCGCAGCGAGGAGCCGGCCGAGCCGGTCTCGCTGTCGCTGGTGACCGCGGACGTGCTGCGCTCGCTCGCGGTGGCGATGGTCGACTCCGGCGCCGAGATCGAGATCGGCGACCTGCCCACGGTGATGGGCAACCGCGGCCAGCTCGAGCAGCTGCTGCAGAACCTCGTCGCCAACGCGCTCAAGTTCAACGGCGACGGGCGCGCGCGCGTGTGGGTCTACGCGGAGGGCGAGGCGCACGGGATGACGCAGATCGCGGTTGCGGACGGCGGCATCGGCATCGCGCCCTCCAAGCGCGAGCACGTGTTCGAGATGTTCCAGCGACTGCACGACCGCGAGGCCTACGAGGGCACCGGCATCGGCCTGGCGGTCTGCCGCAAGATCGTCGAGCGCCACGGCGGCCGCATCTGGGTCGACGGGCGCGAGGGCGGCGGCACCGTCTTCCGGTTCACCTTGCCGTCCGGGTAA
- a CDS encoding dihydrolipoamide acetyltransferase family protein yields the protein MGDVAMPRLSDSMEEGTILKWLKSDGDDVSKGEELVEIETDKANMTYEADEAGTLEIVAQEGDTLAVGETICRLGEGGGSSDEDEQPEAEEEADEQGDEGAADEASEEEAADEEPEPEAEEDAGEDEPDDDEAEDEPDDEAEDEPEEPEAEEPEPGEADGRVKASPIARRIAQEQGIDLSTIEGSGPGGRIVKADVEQTEAQPEPEAEPQAEEEAPKKRPSDQGRGDIDYVELNRLQRTVARRMAESKATAPDFVMTVEVDMEEAVTLRQQLKAVAGDAPAPSFNDFVIKAAALALKDFPRANGAYRDGQFEQYSRVNVGVAVAGQDALVVPTVFDADKKGLGQIAEEACKLAERVRDGKITPPELSAGTFTISNLGMYGIKRFVAVINPPQAAILAVGELTPRPVVRDGEVVIRSIMELTLTCDHRILYGAEAAEFLGRIREYLETPLRLAL from the coding sequence ATGGGAGACGTCGCCATGCCCCGCCTGTCGGACTCGATGGAAGAGGGGACCATCCTCAAGTGGCTGAAGTCCGACGGAGATGACGTCTCCAAGGGCGAAGAGCTCGTCGAGATCGAGACCGACAAGGCCAACATGACCTACGAGGCCGACGAGGCCGGGACGCTCGAGATCGTGGCCCAGGAGGGCGACACGCTCGCGGTCGGCGAGACGATCTGCCGGCTCGGCGAGGGCGGCGGCTCGTCCGACGAGGACGAGCAGCCCGAGGCCGAGGAAGAGGCCGACGAGCAGGGCGACGAGGGCGCGGCCGACGAAGCCTCCGAGGAGGAGGCAGCAGACGAGGAGCCGGAGCCCGAGGCCGAGGAGGACGCGGGCGAGGACGAGCCGGACGACGACGAGGCCGAGGACGAGCCGGACGACGAGGCCGAGGACGAGCCGGAGGAGCCCGAAGCCGAGGAGCCTGAGCCGGGCGAGGCCGACGGCCGCGTCAAGGCGTCTCCGATCGCGCGTCGGATCGCGCAGGAGCAGGGCATCGACCTGTCGACGATCGAGGGCAGCGGCCCCGGCGGCCGGATCGTCAAGGCCGACGTCGAGCAGACCGAGGCGCAGCCCGAGCCCGAGGCGGAGCCGCAGGCCGAGGAGGAGGCGCCCAAGAAGCGTCCCTCCGACCAGGGCCGCGGCGACATCGACTACGTGGAGCTCAACCGCCTGCAGCGCACGGTCGCGCGGCGGATGGCGGAGTCCAAGGCCACCGCGCCGGACTTCGTGATGACGGTCGAGGTCGACATGGAAGAGGCGGTCACGCTCCGCCAGCAGCTCAAGGCCGTCGCCGGCGACGCGCCCGCGCCGTCGTTCAACGACTTCGTGATCAAGGCCGCCGCGCTCGCGCTCAAGGACTTCCCGCGCGCGAACGGCGCCTACCGCGACGGGCAGTTCGAGCAGTACTCGCGCGTGAACGTCGGCGTCGCGGTCGCCGGCCAGGACGCGCTCGTCGTGCCGACTGTGTTCGACGCCGACAAGAAGGGCCTGGGCCAGATCGCCGAGGAGGCGTGCAAGCTCGCCGAGCGCGTGCGTGACGGCAAGATCACGCCGCCCGAGCTCTCGGCCGGCACGTTCACGATCTCCAACCTCGGCATGTACGGCATCAAGCGCTTCGTGGCCGTCATCAACCCGCCGCAGGCCGCGATCCTCGCCGTTGGCGAGCTCACGCCGCGGCCGGTCGTGCGCGACGGCGAGGTCGTGATCCGCTCGATCATGGAGCTCACGCTCACCTGCGACCACCGGATCCTCTACGGCGCCGAGGCCGCCGAGTTCCTGGGCCGCATCCGCGAGTACCTCGAGACGCCGCTGCGTCTCGCCCTCTAG
- a CDS encoding thiamine pyrophosphate-dependent dehydrogenase E1 component subunit alpha: MLMMRGIEERAMTLYRQGKVPGSFYDGFGQEAVSAGATWAMAAQDRLCILHRDLAAHIIRGVEPWRIFAQYMGRADGITRGRDGNVHFGDRTKGCVGMVSMLPDMMLIATGMAMAFKLRGEERCAITWFGDGSTSRGDFHEAMNWAGVQKLPVIFILENNQYAYSTPLDQQFAVNPIERAAAYGFPGVSADGNDPEAMFEVVRAARERAIAGEGPTLVEAVTMRMHGHAAHDDMKYVPTAQVEEWRAKDPIDRQVRRLEALGVDTQAVRDSVKAEIEAAVERALQSPQPDPETVLDGLFADEPALLEDGNGPWSGFRS, from the coding sequence ATGCTGATGATGCGGGGGATCGAAGAACGCGCGATGACGCTCTACCGGCAGGGCAAGGTGCCAGGGAGCTTCTACGACGGGTTCGGCCAAGAGGCCGTGTCCGCCGGGGCGACGTGGGCGATGGCCGCCCAGGACCGCCTGTGCATCCTTCACCGTGATCTCGCCGCCCACATCATCCGCGGCGTCGAGCCGTGGCGGATCTTCGCCCAGTACATGGGGCGGGCCGACGGCATCACCCGCGGCCGCGACGGCAACGTCCACTTCGGGGACCGCACGAAGGGCTGCGTCGGCATGGTCTCGATGCTCCCGGACATGATGCTGATCGCCACCGGCATGGCGATGGCGTTCAAGCTGCGCGGCGAGGAGCGCTGCGCGATCACCTGGTTCGGCGACGGCTCGACCTCCCGCGGCGACTTCCACGAGGCCATGAACTGGGCCGGCGTGCAGAAGCTGCCGGTGATCTTCATCCTCGAGAACAACCAGTACGCGTACTCCACGCCGCTGGACCAGCAGTTCGCGGTCAACCCGATCGAGCGCGCCGCCGCCTACGGCTTCCCGGGCGTCAGCGCCGACGGCAACGACCCCGAGGCGATGTTCGAGGTCGTCCGTGCCGCCCGCGAGCGCGCGATCGCCGGCGAGGGCCCGACGCTCGTCGAGGCCGTGACCATGCGCATGCACGGCCACGCCGCGCACGACGACATGAAGTACGTCCCGACCGCCCAGGTCGAGGAGTGGCGCGCGAAGGACCCGATCGACCGCCAGGTGCGGCGCCTCGAGGCGCTCGGCGTCGACACGCAAGCCGTGCGCGACAGCGTCAAGGCCGAGATCGAGGCGGCCGTGGAGCGCGCGCTGCAGTCCCCGCAGCCTGACCCCGAGACCGTGCTCGACGGCCTGTTCGCCGACGAGCCGGCCCTGCTCGAAGACGGCAACGGCCCCTGGTCGGGCTTCCGGAGCTAG
- a CDS encoding alpha-ketoacid dehydrogenase subunit beta produces MPTMTYLQAISDAMREEMRADERVFLMGEDIGTFGGAFKVTDGFIDEFGPKRVMDTPLAESAIIGCAIGSAVEGLRPIAEMQFSDFVSCGFDQLVNVAGKTYYRMGLSVNITVRLPSGGGFSGGPYHSQNPEAWFMHAPGLKIVAPSTAEDAKGLLISAVRDPNPVLFMEHKHLYRRVKGDVPTGSYETPFTARIAREGTDLTVIAYGAMVHTALEATADLDGSVEVLDLRSLVPLDEEAILKSVRKTSKVVIVDEANQMCAAGAQVAAIIAERAFEDLDGPVVRVATPDVPIPFSPTLEQSVLPQVDDVREACRELLEY; encoded by the coding sequence ATGCCCACCATGACCTACCTGCAGGCGATCTCCGACGCCATGCGCGAGGAGATGCGCGCCGACGAGCGCGTGTTCCTCATGGGCGAGGACATCGGGACCTTCGGGGGCGCCTTCAAGGTGACCGACGGGTTCATCGACGAGTTCGGCCCCAAGCGCGTGATGGACACGCCGCTCGCCGAGTCGGCGATCATCGGCTGCGCGATCGGCTCGGCCGTCGAGGGCCTGCGCCCGATCGCGGAGATGCAGTTCTCCGACTTCGTCTCCTGCGGCTTCGACCAGCTGGTCAACGTCGCCGGCAAGACGTACTACCGGATGGGCCTGTCGGTGAACATCACCGTCCGCCTCCCCTCCGGCGGCGGCTTCTCCGGCGGCCCGTACCACTCGCAGAACCCGGAGGCGTGGTTCATGCACGCGCCGGGCCTGAAGATCGTCGCGCCGAGCACCGCCGAGGACGCGAAGGGCCTGCTGATCAGCGCCGTGCGCGACCCCAACCCGGTGCTCTTCATGGAGCACAAGCACCTCTACCGCCGCGTGAAGGGCGACGTGCCCACCGGGTCCTACGAGACCCCATTCACGGCGCGGATCGCGCGCGAGGGCACCGACCTGACGGTGATCGCCTACGGCGCGATGGTCCACACCGCGCTCGAGGCCACCGCGGACCTCGACGGCTCCGTCGAGGTGCTGGACCTGCGCTCGCTCGTCCCGCTCGACGAGGAGGCGATCCTCAAGAGCGTCCGCAAGACGAGCAAGGTCGTGATCGTCGACGAGGCCAACCAGATGTGCGCCGCGGGCGCCCAGGTGGCGGCGATCATCGCCGAGCGCGCCTTCGAGGACCTCGACGGCCCGGTCGTCCGCGTCGCGACGCCGGACGTGCCGATCCCGTTCTCGCCCACGCTCGAGCAGTCCGTGCTGCCGCAGGTCGACGACGTCAGGGAGGCGTGCCGTGAGCTCCTCGAGTACTGA